GCTGCTGAGCGTGCCTCAACAGGATGCATATGGCATCTGTGGGACAATGCCAGGCAATGCGATTACCCGCAGCGGAATGCACTAgaattgcatttgctttgcGGTCGCGTTGACAACTTACCTCGTAGCGCGTGTCGATTTCAGGTAACTTCTCCAGAAACTCCTCAACCATGTTGGCCAGCACGTGTGCGAGGcagaacacacgcacacacaggcacacgtACACACAAGTCAATCAATGCAACTAATTAAAGCTGAAAcacctgttgttgttattgttccGCTTTCTTTTGCACTTGAAAGAATGcatttgtttgatttgatatttgatttgcacagtttgttattgttgtcagACTTTTGATTGTCTTGTattaaggttttttttttttgcttggtcacttgccacatgccacttgccacttgatTTTGGGCGCTATTTTTAGCTCATGTACACACAGCTACGtcgaaagcaacagcaacagcagcagccagagaAGCGGCCGTGTGTGCGACAGATTGTTGGCAACAAACGCTGCACGTTCACCGTTCAGCACTAACAACAAActgcagaaaaacaaaacattttatagGCGGCCGAGGCAGCTCGCAGCACgaagagcacacacacacgagcagcagcagcagcagaccaGCAGAGACGAGACCAAGTGCTaaaaggatatatatatatatatatggcgaATAAGAGAAATGGCCAGCCCAAAAGCCAGAAGTTCgagcgcagcagcagaaattGTAGCATACTTATGAGCGCCGGCGCGCTGCTGCAGGGGCAACGACTCCTGCGCTGCGAGAGTGTGCGTacgtgcgcgcgtgtgtgtgtgtgtatgtgcgtggaATTTCGTACTCCGCAACTTGACACACATTTAAAGTTTGGGGCGAGCTTTTAGAGCAAACAGCATCCAAAACAGAGCAACTTTTTAGCACAGCTCAAGCAACAACATGTGGAACGCAACTGTTGAAGCTGAAGCtaaagctgcagctgcaactgaaGTTGTGCGcctatgtgcgtgtgtgtgtgtgtgtttggggcATGAAGCATGTTGTTTGCATCCACttgtaaataatttgcagCTAACGAAGGCGGCGCCCACACTtaaagcaggcagcaggcCTGTTCTCACAGTTCTTGTTCCTGTttgccttgttgttgttcctgtttttcttgttgtttctcttgttgttgttgttgttttagtttgCCTTAGTCAGTTAAGCGGCAAACACTGAGCGCCACTCGTGCCACATTGTTTTAGCCGGGCCGACCAAAAATAACAGTTATATAGCATGAAATCTTAACTAAACGAGGCTCTATCAAAATGCAATGTAAGGGAAATTTCCAGCTGAAATTGGGCGAGGgtgtcttttttttgttttttgaagcTCCTGCTCGCCCGTGTGGTTGGCGGGCATTATAGAATACAACCACAGCATGTCATCGCTTGTCGTACGAGGCGACTAAAACAGACACTTTTCGAATGTCCTGCCCGGCCAGCTGCGCCTTGAGCAGTTCGTTGTTCGATTATCTTGCGAACTTTTTTTCCTCTGATAGCTAAAGCCAACGAAAATGAAACAACGTCTAGATATTGTTCTGAAGTCGGCTAACTCTTAAGACACGAACACAAAATATGCACGACAAATAAAGAATGCAGCCGCAGGGACAATTTCCAAAAGAAGCTTGGCTTCGGCTTGAATCAAAGCCCAAAAAGTATCCtcattttgtatataatttgtttttcttcttgaaAAAGAACAGCTTTCCTTGGCAAACATTCTTCTTTAAAAACTGCTTCAAATTATTCGATTTTAAATgagttttttcattcaattatCGATAGtgcaatatttaatataactatAGCTCGGACTTAAGCGTGCCTTTAATTATCGTGCTTTTGAGGCACGAGTTTTCGTGTCTGTTTCGTGATTCTTGGGAAATAACAGAAGCACGATGCTAGCTCAGCTGTAAAATTTATTCTTAATTGTTTCCATTTGTCAGCTTACAAAATGAAAGTTTATTAATGAGAATAGTTTTTATAGAAAGAAGCTATAGATAAAAGCTGGCTTCGTACTACAATAAACATAGTCCAACATCAATACATTGATATCAACTAGGGATAAGTCAGCTTTTTCCTTTTTCAAGGAGCCAGAAACAGATGCCTATGCTCTATATTAAGTGCAACATCATTAACAATCCCTGGCTTAATAtacattcaaaaaaaaaaaaaaggcagctATCTCAGCTGGCCGCAAAACTTACCACAACCATTGTGAAGAAAGCCTGCCGGGTTTTTGGTCTACAGAAAAGGAAATTCCAAAAAGTGTCCTGTTTTTATGTCCGTACGCGCTGACCACTAAGCGCAAACTGAACGTGTTGAATGCAATAATTTGTGGCAGAAAGACACGCAAGCACACTTCATTAGCACGCTGAAAAGGCCAAAGGACGACGCACATTCCCATGGAGGGGGCGTGTCAAAGTCAAAGGTTACCGACGGCAAAAACAAACCTTTAGCGCATGCACTCAAAATCGAATGCAATGCATgttagtttgtgtgtgtgtgtgtttgcgtatGTGTGTTGTTTGTTCAACGTGGCGTATGAAATGATTAGTTGAAATTTTTGCATGTCCTTGTGAGCAGCTGTTGAAACGTGCGGCGTTCGGGCGTTTAGTGAATTATTTATGTGCTTCACCTATTTGACAGCGTTTTGTGACggctgcaatttgcattttcatcTATTCAATTAACCCTTAAAGCCCAAATTGTCacatttttagcttttaaatATGCCGCGCACTGAAAACATTCAAAGGCTGGATGCTATGCTGCCTTTTTTAGTACACTACCTGGCACACTGCTTTTTACGTGGAGTGCCAAGCagtgcatttttattttaaattcaacTTTCAAGGACTCGGCATGCAGTGCATTGTTTTTTGAAAGTCAACTCTTAACACAAACTTTCGAGCGCACATATGCTGTCTATATATTCTCTGTTGCGCTGCATACCAAGCagctcaattttatttaaaatcaacatctatgctttatttttattcagaTTGATgaacttttaaaatattaaacctTGTGGTAAACGCCTTCCTAACGCTACATTTAATTTCGGATTTCAAATTTGGCGCGCAATGCAAGCATTCATAAGCTGAGTGTTTTCTCTAACACGCTTGTAGTATTTAGAACACGCTTCTCTTATGCCTGCCAAGCAGTGACCATTTGAATAACTGACAAATAAATTGGCGCCATAGCAAGCAGTGCACTTTCAATTCAAactcaaattcaaatatttttgtccGTTTTATTTCATCGTTGACATTGTACAATTtgtaagtttttgttttctttcatatatgtgtatgtatatataatttctgACAAACTTGAACATTTAGTTAATTTCATTagacatttataaatttcatttgttacaaattttctCTTTCGTTTGTTCAATTCATTCTCCCTTTTGATATTTGTGTTAACGTTCCTGGCTTAAATGTTCCCTTTATTTTGTAACTCAccttttgcatttgtttgttttgtgtttggtAATCAATTATTCCTATTACACTTTGAATAAAATTAGATAGTTATTTGTTATAGAcgaatacaaaaaatacattattggtAAATTTACGCCGACATTCGACATTTGATTTACTAAGTACGCTCAACAGATTTCCATATGACATTCCattaatatacataataaattaaacaatttattacattttatcagactaaacattttgtttttcgctaTGTCATGTTTTGCTAGAGTTTTacatttctttatatatatattcacatatatatatatatatatatatattaaatattcagaTTAAAACACTTTTAGCTTAAGATCTTGGTGTTATTAcatgctattgttgttgttgttgttgttgcatttgttgcttaGTTTTAAGAGTTGTGCTTAAATATGCGCATATacgaatgtgtgtatgtagcagtatgtgagtgtgtgtgtgtgtgtatttatcaCCCGGAGAGGCTTTTGAATGTTTGTCTTATTGTTAGCTTTATCGTAATGCTTCAGTTATGCtatcatatatgatatacGAATGATTGTAGGCAGGTGGTTGGTGGTTCACTTGACTTTAACTTGAACTCTTCTCTTCACTTCATCTTCTTCCCTTCTCCTCTGACAAATGCTAACTAAGTTCATTTATTCATAATCTAATTGCTAGAGCCTAagttaacaacttaatttaaaagaaaaaccctgaactaaaggcaaaaaaaaaaaaaacagccaaaacaaactctcatttcaatttatgcttGAAGCTAGCTCAAGCCCGTCTCTTGGGCCGACTCCTCGTTTCTTTGGGTGCCATTTTGTGACACATGCAGCTGCCACAGGCGCCTAATCTGCTCGGGCGAGATGCTGTGGCCCGTAAACAGAAACTGCAGCTGGTTGGGATCGCTTCGCCCGCTGAGCAGACGCTCACACGCCGATTCGTAGAGGACATACGGCTTCAGCGTGGTGATCGTTGTGTTCGTCTGCTGGGCCAGGACGCCGGTTATGTGTACATCGTCCACCCAGAAGTAGCCGGCATGCTGGGCGGCCTGATAGAGGCGCTGCACCACGTCCGGCGAGTAGACAATCGCAAAGCCCGGACAATACGGCGGATAATAGTCGTCGGCGAATTCTCTAAAGCTGACGCGCCACTTGGACTACAAATGGAAAAGGAATAGGTATTAGTTTAGATTAGATATGGCTTTTAGATATGGCTACTTACGCGATAGGAGCGCTTCACTCGCGACCTCAGCTCGGGCCGGCAGAAGAGCAGATCGTGCGGCTGCTGGAGCAGGCCACGCAGcgagctggagctggtgcGATTCGTGGTGGACAGCAGCTGGATGAGAAGCGGCGTATTCACATAGACATCGTCGTCCACCTTGATCAACAGTTGGGCGTgcgagcagctgctgttgaacCACTTGAATGCCATCACATGCTTGTAGGTCATGTTGCGGTACGCATCCTGAAAGTTGCCCTGCACCATGTCCGCATGCCGCGCATTCTCCAGCTCCAGGGCTAGCTGCAGCTGTTGATCCGCCTGCGACACGGCGCCCAGCAGGAAGACAACGCGCAGCGGCATTGGGGCAGACGTCATGCTCGATCCGCCCCACGTTTCGCGTATCAGCGAGCGTTTCTCGGCATTCCACGGCGCCGTGTGCACCAGGATAAGCGCCTGGATATGCGACTCACAGGCAGGCTGTGCCATCAGATATGCAAAGTGATGCAGATCGATCAGCTGGCTGGCATCCGAGGATAACTGCGTGGCTGGAGCTGGCGgagacgacggcgacgacgccgaggctgaggctgagagCGAGGCTGACGGCGATCGACTGGCCGCAGTGGGCATGGGAGCGGGCGTAGCCGCGTTGTCTAGACTAACTAGGCTAGggctataataataataactactAAGGTTGCTAATAAGTTGCTGAGTGCGACTAGGGTCGTGTATTTGGTTTGGTTTACTGCCATTGGCACTCGGTTGcgattgctgctgcatttgcatttgcacttGCATTTGTGTGGCTGGTATCACAGAGCTGACGGCGTACGCCTCCTCCGTGTCCGGCTGGTGCACGGCGATCAGCCAAATGCCGAATGCCAGAAAGAAGCAGATGAACAGAAAGCGTTTCACCATCATTCTAATGCTGTTCcagccgctgttgttgttgttgttattgttgtgggtTCTGAAGCGATTAACTGCATCCATTGGGCTGCGCATCGTTTTGTACTTTGCCATCTTTCTGTGCGCACCTCAAACGGAAGCGTTTTCTGCGTGGCTTTGCCATTTAATTGACAATCGATGTGGCTGCAACGGGacgaagtaaataaacaaatataacattaattgaattacacacaagtacagtgaaaactctctAAGCAGAATGGGAGCACCTAATCTGCAgttgttgtatattttgtttcatGATTAAGACTTAATCATTTccctttctttttcttttcaatttcctgtataatttttatatatttgctcatttattttttatatgatctcataatattatatatatttagttttaatataagCTCTGTACACTAGTTAAGACTCAGGTGCCTTTTATATATAGTTCTTTGAGTTAACGTTTTAGTTTCTGTTCTCAGAGTCCTTTGAGggtattataaaatttttcatgaaatgtgtaacgcatagaggGTGACATCtacgactccataaagtataaatattctagatcagccgAGTTGACAAGTCTATCCGTCAGTCTTTACGACCGTGTGGCCTTCCTGTTgcccatccgtccgtccgactGTCCCTGAGTCCAGCTGCccctttctatgcgaactagtctctcagttttaagcTATCATCTTCAAACTATGCGTAAGTCCGGATCAGACTAGTATAGCATATAGCTACATAGGAACGACCGGCTAGACAGTAGGTTCTTGTGGGGACAACTGAATTTTATCCGAGTAGAAGCCGAACTTAATTTGTTCAAAGGCACATTTCAAGACatgatttgttgttttgtgtcCGCTTAAAAGGAATGTCCTTTAGTTAAGTTTTCACTGTGCGACGACTTGAAGAggtacttttattttttttttttttgcggcgCTATCAATCAGCGATTTATCTGCAGCAAGCGCACAGGTGCGAAGaataaacattaatttaattgagcACGCCATGACCTAAGCACCCCCAAGAAGGCTGAGAAgggggcacacacacacagagagggggagggggggtaAAGGACAAGTTAATTTCGCCAGAATGTGTGTTGGCAACTGGCGAAAGGACGCGCAACAAAAATGTCCcagtccgagtccgagtccgagtccgagttCAATCAGCCACATCCAACCCTGTTATTGATAACTGCGCACAGTGCTGAGCAGTTTGGCCATTTTCAAGCTGACTCTGGTTAGATAATGTAGCTAGAAATGCAGACTGCAAAGCGGCAAGCAGTTGCAGTTATTTATTTCTCCAGCTGTACTGGAAGCTTTCAGGTtatcttaaattaaataatattatcttAAATAACTAACTACCCAAacagaaaatatgaaaaaatgaAGCGAACTCTTTGAATACTCGAGCTTTCTGCTAGACATGAGGAGAACTTGGCTCGGCTTAATCAGCTTTTCGagctgatcaataatatagagtatatatatattgtgaggaactatatatatattgtgagagagtatatatatatgttgggAGAGAGTATATTGAAAGTAAGAGCGAGACCTCCATCTGCCTGTTATTAATCATTTGCaggttttaataaaataaaaagcaaattgattatttCAAAAATAGCTCAAAAACTTGACGAGTTATGGTTCAAACCAAAATCTGGTTTCCAAAGCTATGCCAAACCAGGTTCCAGTAACGAACCtagagatttttttttattttctaaagAAAACCCATTTACAGTCTGTTTCACAATTTGGGCGGAAGTAAGTGGTAACTTGTTGCTGATAAGTTCAATCAATAAGAAGGGTTAGTTAGCTTAAAGACCCACGACTGGGACTATCTATGCGCTGTAGGGAAAGGTCAGCGACTGACGTCAACGGAATCGATGCGCTTCGCTTTGATTTGCcgcaacgcacacacacctgtCATAATTAATACGCATGCAAAACAGAAAGCAGGTAATAGAGAAAGAAAACACCTGATGGATTCCATCGAGTGCCTGCAATGCGGTCAGCCGTACCCGATTGGCTTCCCGCCCCACCCCCTTAGACGGTTTGCAGGGTATGTACTCATGATCGGTTCGCTGCGCTTATCGTGGCACTTTGACGCAACTTCAGACAGAACTGAGTTTTCGGGCACTCGTGTTGTCCGATAGTGGCTCCTAATGATAGCAGAGCACTCAAAAAGTGGGCGAGGCGTCATTAGTCAAAAAGCGATAAAGAACGACCAAAGCAGCTGTTAACAATCAGACAAACAAAATAGAAGGAACACAAAGCACTTtctgattaaaaataaaaaggcttTGCGAACAAAGAGCTactttttattgtatttcgATGTTGCACAAAATTGTTAAGGTTGGGTTTCAGATCGTATCATagaacaaaatgatttttgtttttgttttaatattgttCGAATGAAATCATATAACAAAGTTTCGAATTTTGATAAGATTGCGCTTAAATGGGCGAAGCCTAATATCTCTTTACAAAAAAACAGgtttgcgtatgtgtgtgtgtggatgtgtgtgcgtttgtgtgtatgtgtgtatgagtgtggccgtgtatgtatatgtatgcattcatgtatatatgtataaatgcaAGTTTGTTGTCTTATATCAGACTCAAACCAAGCCAAGGTTTTGGTGTGctgcaattttaaataaaacgaatttcttCCAAGTGCCctactcctcgattctcaaaaatttaaGTAGGCCCTGCTGAAATTCAACAAGGCAGGAAACTCCAGCGAGCTGTGGAGGAGCAACTTCTCGCGGTGGAGCAGGAGGAGGTGGGGCAGGTAAgtagatatgtatgtagatgtaggtatgtatgtaggtatatatgtaggtatgtatgtagatgtaggtatgtatgtaggtatgtatgtaggtatgtatgtaggtatgtaggtatgtaggtatgtatgtatgtatgtatgtatgtatgtatgtatgtatgtatgtatgtatgtatgtatgtgtgtatatatgtatgtatgtatgtctgtatttatgtgtacatgtatgcatgtgtgcatgtatgtatgtatgtatgtgtacatgcttgtttatatgtatgtatgtatgcatgtgcgcATGCCTGTATGTTTGCATACATGcaaaacaaacatgcatacatgtataaTGAAATAGGCAACCACAAGTTCCACACTTTTCACAAAAATTAGGCTCAAAGATCTTTCTTAAACTCATTTGGAAATGTTTATGTAAgttttaactaatttttttaGCAATGAATGTATTTCTATTACACCTTGTCCCATTTTCGCAGCTTTAACTTGCTGGGtataagcaataaaaaaatagcTAGTATATTATAGTTCCTTTTGTATttgcaacaaaaaagttgttctGATCTTTTCTGCGAGAGATACTTTCTACAAAACTTTGCCAGGTTTCATTAAGCTAATCgactaaaaaatttgtttaagacagttttataattgatAAAGAGtgcatatacaatatacatatatgtatacatgcacATGTAAGATTGTCAGCTTTACCTAAGCTGGGAGCTGCTTCGCCAGCTTTGGACCTGTTCGCATTCATTTCCGGCTGTCTCgtcataaatttaatatattattcaaGATTTACGCTAAGCGGCGGCTGTCGGGAGCACGTCGTGACGTGTTGCCACAAAAGGCAGCTGCGCCGTTTGCCAGTCGGGCACGTAGCTGCAACTTCACACAGACTCGGTCACATGCACACAGCCTTGTGCGTTAAGTGTAATTGAAATTTGCGGCGTCTAGATTGTTAAAAAAGCAATTCCAAAGAAATTCACCACACATAACACGTGTCCATATCTATACATGCACTCGCATATCTCTATAAACGTAAGTGTTTGCCCGAACTGTTTGTTGATTAACACATCGAACTTTTCTGCAGCTGTTACCTTTTGTGTTGTaagaaattccacccgcaattGTGAAAAATTGATGGAATAAGCTTTGGGCTTAATCAGCTTCTTATTCactttttaaacatttgtaaaataatgtaaatcTACTAAAAATCTTTCTGCAACTGTTTGTTGGTCAACGCATTGGAAGAAATTCCACGCACAATTGTGGAAAATTGCtcaaattttcttttacttaGGTCAGATTCTTATTTACTCTCGAACTTTTTACTTTAAACGTTTACAAAACAACATAAATGTTCCTCAAGTTTCATCAAAAAAATAGATGAAAATCTGactgaatgaatgaaaaataatttccaCGGGGAAACCCGCTAGAATTTTCTGCAGTAGTTACTTTTTGTGTCGCTTGTATTATAGAAAATTTGTAGAAATTTCATTTCTTTAGTTCAGCTTCCCATTAACTCTCGATTTCTTCTGCTAGTTCCCTTTGCAAGTCGATGCCATGAAAAACTAACttatgaatgaatgaaaagtattttttcTACGGAAAATCCGAATACTATTTGCCAGTGATAAACGCAACTGATTTCAATTGGAGGAATTGGCTGGTCGAGTTGTGGTCTACGTTCGCGATAAGATATGCGTTTGTCAATCGATAAGCGATAGGCGATAAGCGATTGCCAGCGATAGCATGGATTGCTTGATTACTGCAAAGCAATTAATCTTTATTATTGCTAAATTTCAGTTGCCAAGCTGTTGGGCCAATTTTCCGAGTTCCCTTGTGTTTAGTATTGAAAATGCTGATCAATATCTAGATTGGAGCTGCTTTTTAAAGCCGTTACAAAGTTCATGGCAAAGGTTATTAAAGAAGCATGAATAACAGAGGAGTGCGACGGGGGCTAGTCGGGGGCGGGGGACtggcaataaaattttaaCATTCATGTAAATGCGCGGCTCGGCGGTCGGGGCATACCCAGCCGTAGACAAGGGTTGCGGTTGCCGGTGCGACGAAGCATGGCATAGGGCGCCTAGACACGCAACAAGCCTGCCCCGCCCAGCCCTGGCATGTCCTGCCGTGGCCAGGACAGCAGCCCAACAACAAGCTGCATAACAATTTAGCGGCGCCCCAAATGGATGACGTCAGCGCGCTGCGAGAGTATGAggaagagagagggagcgtcatattttttcttcttcattttcgCCTTTCAATGTGAGAAACAAGAAAACATTTGGAATTATCTTTGAAGTGCCGAAgatttaaatacccttgaagTGGAATCGATTTGTGTTAGAAATCAATTTACTTACAGTTAGGTAAGTCCCGGTTGTCGCTGTAATCACAAGAAAATGGCTGCTTAAGAGCACGGCC
The sequence above is a segment of the Drosophila virilis strain 15010-1051.87 chromosome 3, Dvir_AGI_RSII-ME, whole genome shotgun sequence genome. Coding sequences within it:
- the LOC6636597 gene encoding beta-1,3-galactosyltransferase brn: MAKYKTMRSPMDAVNRFRTHNNNNNNNSGWNSIRMMVKRFLFICFFLAFGIWLIAVHQPDTEEAYAVSSVIPATQMQVQMQMQQQSQPSANGSKPNQIHDPSRTQQLISNLSSYYYYSPSLVSLDNAATPAPMPTAASRSPSASLSASASASSPSSPPAPATQLSSDASQLIDLHHFAYLMAQPACESHIQALILVHTAPWNAEKRSLIRETWGGSSMTSAPMPLRVVFLLGAVSQADQQLQLALELENARHADMVQGNFQDAYRNMTYKHVMAFKWFNSSCSHAQLLIKVDDDVYVNTPLLIQLLSTTNRTSSSSLRGLLQQPHDLLFCRPELRSRVKRSYRSKWRVSFREFADDYYPPYCPGFAIVYSPDVVQRLYQAAQHAGYFWVDDVHITGVLAQQTNTTITTLKPYVLYESACERLLSGRSDPNQLQFLFTGHSISPEQIRRLWQLHVSQNGTQRNEESAQETGLS